Genomic DNA from Anaerolineales bacterium:
GATCACAGGCCGCGGCAGGCCGGCGAGTTCCGCGACGTGGATGCCGTAGGACTTGTCGGCACCGCCGGGCAGGATGCGGTGCAGAAACACCACTTGCCCGGCCTCCTCCGACACGGCGATGTTGTAGTTGCGCACTCCGGGCAGCATTTCGGCCAGGCGCGTCAGCTCGTGGAAATGCGTGGCGAACAGCGTACGGGCGCGCAGCCGCGGGTGGTTGTGAAGATACTCGAGCACCGCCCAGGCGATCGACATGCCATCATAGGTGCTGGTGCCTCGGCCGATCTCATCCAGGATCACCAGGCTTCGAGGCGTGGCGTGATGCAGGATGTTGGCGGTCTCCACCATTTCGACCATGAACGTCGATTGCCCGGCTTGGATCTCATCCTGCGCCCCGATGCGGGTGAAGATGCGGTCGGTGATCGCCACGCTCGCCGCCCGCGCCGGGACGAAGCTTCCGATTTGCGCCATCAGCACGATCAGGGCAACCTGCCGCAGATAGGTGCTCTTGCCCGACATGTTGGGGCCGGTGATCACCCGCAGGCGTTCGCCCGGCTCAAAGGCGCAGTCGTTGGGCACGAACCGCTGCGGCCCCAGAGCCTGCTCGACGACCGGATGGCGTCCCTCCAGGATGGCGAATCCCTCCAGGACAAACTCCGGACGGACGTAGTTGTGGCGGCTAGCGGTCTCCGCTAGGGCAGCGGTCACATCCAGCCGCCCCAGGGCGCGCGCCGTGCGAATCAGGCGTGAAGACTCGGTCCCGATGCTGTGGCAGACCTCATCGAACAACTCCGATTCCGTCTGGCGGATGCGCTCCTCGGCCGTCAGGACAATGGTCTCGTACTCCTTCATCTCCGGCGTGATGTAGCGTTCACCGTTCACCAGGGTTTGCTTGCGGATGTAGTCCGGTGGCACTGCCGCGGCGTTGGCGTTGCTGACCTCGATGTAGTATCCGAAAACCTTGTTGTAGCCGACCTTCAGGCTCTTGATGCCGGTCCGTTGGCGTTCGACCGACTCCAGGTTGGAGATCCACTCCCTGGCGCCTCGGGAGGCGTCGACGATGGCATCCAACTTCTCCGAGAACCCATGGCGGATGACGCCGGGATGGGCCAGCGTGGCCGGAGGCTCATCGGACAGGGCACGCTCGAGCAGGCCAAGCAGATCGTGGCAGGGATCGATCGCTTGCTCAAGCTGAGCGAGCGGGCCGGAGGGGTGCGAGGCCAGAACCCGCTGCACGTCCGGCAGCCGCCGCAAGACGGAGCGCAACCCCACCAGATCGCGCGGCCCGGCCAGCCCGGACGCCGTCCGATTGGTCAAGCGCTCGACGTCAGGAAATGCTGCCAGTGCCGCCCGGCATGCCTCCCGCAGCAGCCCATCCACCACGAAGGCCTGCACTTGGTCCAGGCGTCCTTCGATGCGTTGGACATCCAGCAGCGGACGCGAGATCCAGCTCTGCAGCCTGCGGCGGCCCATCGGAGTCACGGTGGCGTCCACGACGCCGAGCACCGACCCTTTCACGCTGCCGGTCCGGAGAGTCTCCATCAGCTCCAGGTTGCGCCGGGTGGCGGCGTCCAGCATCATGAACTCGTCCAGGGCGTACGTCGATAGGGAGGTCAGCAGGTGAAGCGAGGCCGGCTGGGTTGACCGCAGGTAGCCGACGATGGCCCCTGCCGCCCTGGCGGCGGCCGGCATCTCGCCCAGCCCAAACCCCTCCAGCGATGCCGCCCGAAGCTGATCGTGGAGCACATCCGAGGTCCGCTGGAGCTCAAACTGCCAATCCGGCAGACGGGTGACCTGCCCCGGGATCCCCGCCGGCAGCGTGAGGGACGCAGGGGCCAGCACCTCGGCCGGCGACAGCCGCGTGATCTCAAGCCGAATGGCCGCCAACGGGTCTGCAGTCTGCAGCTGGGTGGCTGCGAACTCTCCGGTCGTAATGTCGGTGTAGGCCACGCCTACCCGATCGCCCTCGACGATCACCGCTGCCAGAAAGTTGTTGGCATCTCCAGGGAGCAGCCCGGGCTCAACCAAGGTGCCGGGAGTCACCACCCGGACGACCTCCCGGGGGAACAGGCCGCGG
This window encodes:
- the mutS gene encoding DNA mismatch repair protein MutS; translation: MANDLSPVRKQYLEIKRQHPEAIVFFRLGDFYETFDQDAELVAAELDIVLTSRNVAKGMRVPMAGIPHHALESYLGRLIEKGHRVAICDQVGDSAVRGLFPREVVRVVTPGTLVEPGLLPGDANNFLAAVIVEGDRVGVAYTDITTGEFAATQLQTADPLAAIRLEITRLSPAEVLAPASLTLPAGIPGQVTRLPDWQFELQRTSDVLHDQLRAASLEGFGLGEMPAAARAAGAIVGYLRSTQPASLHLLTSLSTYALDEFMMLDAATRRNLELMETLRTGSVKGSVLGVVDATVTPMGRRRLQSWISRPLLDVQRIEGRLDQVQAFVVDGLLREACRAALAAFPDVERLTNRTASGLAGPRDLVGLRSVLRRLPDVQRVLASHPSGPLAQLEQAIDPCHDLLGLLERALSDEPPATLAHPGVIRHGFSEKLDAIVDASRGAREWISNLESVERQRTGIKSLKVGYNKVFGYYIEVSNANAAAVPPDYIRKQTLVNGERYITPEMKEYETIVLTAEERIRQTESELFDEVCHSIGTESSRLIRTARALGRLDVTAALAETASRHNYVRPEFVLEGFAILEGRHPVVEQALGPQRFVPNDCAFEPGERLRVITGPNMSGKSTYLRQVALIVLMAQIGSFVPARAASVAITDRIFTRIGAQDEIQAGQSTFMVEMVETANILHHATPRSLVILDEIGRGTSTYDGMSIAWAVLEYLHNHPRLRARTLFATHFHELTRLAEMLPGVRNYNIAVSEEAGQVVFLHRILPGGADKSYGIHVAELAGLPRPVINRAQEILAQLEAESAQQAGAESASVTGKQLPLFAEPDPIREELRGLDVSSMTPLEALNKLFAWRQALDREPGSD